In the genome of Falsirhodobacter halotolerans, one region contains:
- a CDS encoding N-acetylmuramidase domain-containing protein: MGEEQIRAPIEVETSGGGFDRQGCAKMLFEPHVFWRKFGPGRCALWRVRQSLAYSKWECGPVWQTTLHAWRWP; encoded by the coding sequence GTGGGCGAGGAGCAGATCCGCGCTCCGATTGAAGTTGAAACCTCGGGGGGCGGGTTCGACCGCCAAGGCTGTGCCAAGATGCTGTTTGAGCCGCATGTCTTCTGGCGCAAGTTCGGGCCGGGCAGATGCGCACTGTGGCGGGTGAGGCAGAGCCTAGCCTATTCCAAATGGGAATGCGGCCCTGTCTGGCAGACAACACTCCACGCTTGGCGCTGGCCATGA
- a CDS encoding Hint domain-containing protein → MAFITELPSNVITVDGSGVPIVNVGSNNILNDFYGPSSSVGEIRADSDDATADAGEQVFVDTAGGEITGTYAGPVTISTANVTVSLAGIEGINVGINPVSGHLIAGDDGTAYVVSDSALSADNLGATATISIGGTTVGAQAPLSQLNGALITNVNTAGQAAYQAAYNTSFNSQSPAIPLAVRQTTAALAGTTAQAPFNLVATTLQASATAIQTTANLAVINVSVGTGTLEVTPVCFVRGTMIMTEQGEVPIEDLKAGDMVLTMDHGFQPIRWIGSTRLSALDLIQRPNLRPIRIQKGAFGPNLPEADLSVSPQHRVLIRSKVADRIFATREVLVAAKQLLQLPGINVESQIIEVEYFHMMFSQHEVVYANGLLSESLYLGPVSMQALEPAAREEISALFPGVFEGDRVFPPARHLASGRLGRRLAVRHLQNGKNLFEPA, encoded by the coding sequence ATGGCCTTCATTACTGAGCTGCCCTCCAATGTGATCACAGTGGACGGATCCGGCGTACCCATCGTAAACGTCGGTTCAAACAACATCTTGAATGACTTCTATGGGCCATCTTCGTCGGTAGGCGAAATCCGCGCCGACAGTGATGACGCGACGGCTGACGCAGGGGAGCAGGTGTTCGTCGACACTGCCGGCGGAGAAATCACAGGGACATACGCTGGACCGGTCACCATCTCCACAGCGAATGTCACCGTAAGTCTTGCAGGAATTGAGGGGATTAACGTCGGAATCAATCCCGTCTCCGGGCACCTCATCGCGGGGGACGACGGGACCGCCTATGTCGTTTCGGACAGCGCGCTTTCCGCCGACAACCTCGGGGCAACCGCAACGATCTCCATCGGCGGGACAACTGTCGGTGCGCAGGCGCCACTCTCTCAGTTGAACGGCGCCCTGATCACGAACGTGAACACTGCCGGACAAGCTGCCTATCAAGCAGCCTATAACACCAGTTTCAACAGCCAATCGCCGGCGATCCCGTTGGCTGTCAGGCAGACAACGGCAGCATTAGCAGGCACCACGGCTCAAGCGCCGTTCAACTTGGTCGCGACTACGCTTCAGGCCAGCGCAACCGCAATCCAGACGACCGCGAACCTTGCCGTGATCAACGTCTCGGTCGGCACGGGTACGCTTGAGGTTACGCCAGTCTGTTTTGTTCGCGGCACGATGATCATGACAGAGCAAGGTGAGGTTCCGATTGAAGATTTGAAGGCCGGCGACATGGTCCTTACCATGGATCACGGCTTCCAGCCGATCCGCTGGATCGGGTCGACGCGTCTGTCTGCGTTGGATTTGATACAGCGCCCGAACCTGCGCCCGATCCGCATTCAAAAGGGGGCATTCGGCCCGAATTTGCCCGAAGCCGATCTCTCCGTCTCTCCGCAACACAGGGTGCTCATCCGATCCAAGGTGGCGGACCGGATTTTTGCAACCAGGGAGGTTCTTGTTGCCGCGAAGCAGCTTTTGCAGCTGCCTGGTATCAATGTGGAGTCGCAGATCATCGAGGTTGAATATTTCCACATGATGTTCAGCCAGCATGAGGTTGTCTATGCCAACGGGCTCCTGTCGGAGTCTTTGTATCTGGGACCGGTGTCCATGCAGGCCCTTGAGCCAGCGGCACGTGAAGAAATCAGCGCCTTGTTCCCCGGCGTGTTTGAGGGCGATCGAGTTTTCCCGCCAGCGCGGCATCTCGCCTCAGGCCGACTTGGTCGCCGCCTTGCGGTTCGGCATCTTCAGAATGGCAAGAACCTGTTCGAACCTGCCTGA
- a CDS encoding YrzE family protein, which translates to MVTRPAVTPAADLERAYSGSRVAWGAIFAGIVVAIATMAVLGIIGLALGFSLVEVGEQNPGNGALTTTGIWTFVSQIVALFVGGFIAARLAGLLPTGAAVLHGATVWGAATIAAIWIATSTAGALFSGAASVVSGTASGIGSTVQAAIPDNFSLPDTLSNLSMDDLPEPVRQALEDAGVTPDNFQQETQEAFNAIVSPQQQQAIGDQAQQSLQTAVNNPSNAGQAARQFVDNVFGNGGILGEQDRQEALQQMQQRFGISEADANRFLDETQARAEELKAQAEQAIEEAKQKAIEAADAAADALATAAWSAGIASLLGLLAALGGAVVGRVRRVTV; encoded by the coding sequence ATGGTCACACGTCCGGCTGTCACACCCGCAGCTGATCTGGAGCGCGCCTATTCCGGCTCTCGGGTCGCATGGGGCGCCATTTTTGCAGGCATCGTCGTAGCCATTGCGACCATGGCCGTTTTGGGCATCATCGGCCTCGCACTCGGCTTCTCGCTGGTCGAGGTTGGCGAACAAAATCCCGGCAATGGAGCTTTGACCACAACTGGGATCTGGACCTTCGTGTCGCAAATCGTCGCGTTGTTCGTTGGCGGTTTCATTGCGGCACGTCTTGCAGGCCTGTTGCCGACCGGTGCTGCGGTCTTGCATGGCGCGACGGTTTGGGGCGCAGCCACCATCGCGGCGATCTGGATCGCAACCAGCACGGCAGGTGCTTTGTTCTCGGGGGCTGCCTCTGTTGTCTCGGGCACGGCATCCGGGATCGGTTCGACCGTGCAGGCGGCGATTCCCGACAATTTTTCCTTGCCTGATACGCTGTCGAACCTGTCGATGGACGATCTGCCCGAACCCGTACGTCAGGCCTTGGAAGATGCCGGCGTGACCCCGGATAATTTCCAGCAGGAAACCCAGGAGGCTTTCAACGCAATTGTCAGCCCGCAGCAGCAACAGGCGATCGGCGATCAGGCACAGCAGAGCCTGCAAACGGCCGTGAACAATCCCTCCAATGCGGGTCAAGCTGCGCGTCAGTTCGTGGACAACGTGTTCGGCAACGGCGGCATCTTGGGTGAACAGGATCGGCAGGAAGCCCTTCAGCAGATGCAGCAGCGGTTCGGCATAAGCGAGGCCGATGCCAATCGGTTCCTCGATGAAACCCAGGCACGGGCTGAAGAGCTCAAGGCGCAGGCCGAACAAGCGATCGAAGAGGCCAAGCAGAAGGCCATCGAGGCCGCAGATGCTGCCGCAGATGCCTTGGCCACCGCAGCCTGGTCGGCGGGGATCGCTTCCCTGCTGGGTCTTCTGGCGGCGTTGGGCGGTGCTGTCGTCGGTCGTGTGCGTCGCGTGACGGTCTGA
- a CDS encoding GntR family transcriptional regulator, translated as MTRNDALAVAVDKRLPSYVQLRDTLAAKIARGDWKPDVVLPSENQLAAETGLSVGTVRKAMQMLVDEGLLERKQGTGTFLSKRAFHASLFRFFAVTTADGSPIIPKSRLIARARIAAPAKVARLLDAEDCIRIDRVRSHSDQVLLTEEIWIPHHRFPGLETLPEAEIGPLLYPLYLDRFQVFIANAVDEVSFARASGSVANRLGIAPDDPVAVIERTAFAADGTALEWRVAQGPAERFRYRSRLT; from the coding sequence ATGACACGAAACGATGCTCTCGCGGTGGCCGTTGACAAGCGGCTGCCGTCTTATGTCCAGTTGCGGGATACTCTGGCCGCGAAGATTGCGCGCGGTGACTGGAAGCCGGACGTCGTTCTTCCATCCGAGAACCAGCTTGCGGCGGAGACGGGGCTGTCGGTCGGAACCGTGCGCAAGGCGATGCAGATGCTGGTCGACGAAGGTCTGCTTGAACGCAAGCAGGGAACCGGCACGTTCCTGAGCAAGCGCGCGTTCCACGCATCGCTGTTTCGGTTCTTTGCCGTGACGACGGCCGATGGATCGCCCATCATTCCGAAAAGTCGCCTTATCGCCCGCGCCAGGATTGCCGCGCCCGCAAAAGTGGCGCGCCTTCTGGATGCGGAGGATTGCATCCGCATCGACCGGGTCCGCAGTCACTCCGACCAAGTGCTTCTGACCGAAGAGATCTGGATTCCGCACCACCGTTTCCCGGGTCTTGAAACCCTGCCGGAAGCGGAGATCGGCCCCCTCCTGTATCCCCTCTATCTTGATCGCTTTCAGGTTTTCATCGCGAATGCCGTCGACGAGGTCAGCTTCGCGCGCGCCTCAGGGTCGGTGGCGAACCGGCTTGGCATCGCGCCCGACGATCCGGTTGCGGTCATCGAACGAACGGCTTTTGCGGCGGATGGCACGGCGCTGGAATGGCGCGTGGCGCAGGGGCCGGCCGAACGATTCCGATACCGGAGCCGCCTGACCTGA
- a CDS encoding amidohydrolase family protein → MTGQTRITGIDAHAHIFRPDLPMVEGRRYSPAYDATLTDWFALQDANGLSHGVLIQPSFFGTDNSHIETALEAFPDRLRGIAVVDPDVSDAELDRLHARGFVGARLNLVGRNIDDFASSSWQTIFRRLAERQWQVEIQRSFDDLAEVVPAIAMSGVTVVIDHFGLPQGGIDIAKPSHQAFLGVLRRTPSVWVKLSAPYRSGQTPEVAAHSFALLRDACGGIDRFVWGSDWPHTQHERETNYDDQVARLRNLIPDAAERDRVLITNPTNLFRF, encoded by the coding sequence GTGACCGGCCAGACCCGCATCACGGGCATTGACGCGCATGCCCACATTTTCCGCCCGGACCTGCCAATGGTCGAGGGTCGACGCTACAGCCCGGCCTATGACGCGACCTTGACCGATTGGTTTGCGCTTCAGGACGCCAACGGCCTGTCGCATGGCGTGTTGATCCAACCCAGCTTTTTCGGCACCGACAACAGCCACATTGAAACCGCGCTTGAGGCCTTTCCCGACCGTCTTCGCGGCATAGCGGTCGTCGATCCGGACGTCTCGGACGCCGAGCTGGATCGCCTTCACGCGCGAGGCTTTGTCGGGGCGCGCCTCAACCTTGTCGGGCGGAACATCGACGATTTTGCAAGCTCGTCCTGGCAGACCATCTTCCGCCGCCTTGCCGAGCGCCAATGGCAGGTGGAGATCCAGCGCAGCTTCGACGATCTGGCAGAGGTTGTGCCGGCCATCGCCATGTCGGGGGTCACGGTGGTGATCGACCATTTCGGCCTGCCACAAGGTGGCATCGACATCGCAAAGCCCAGTCATCAAGCCTTTCTGGGTGTGCTGCGGCGAACCCCTTCGGTCTGGGTGAAGCTGTCGGCGCCCTATCGTTCCGGGCAGACGCCGGAGGTTGCCGCGCACAGCTTCGCCCTGCTGCGCGACGCCTGCGGGGGGATCGACCGGTTCGTCTGGGGAAGTGATTGGCCCCATACCCAGCATGAGCGTGAGACGAATTACGACGATCAGGTCGCCCGACTGCGGAACCTGATCCCGGACGCGGCAGAGCGCGACCGGGTCCTGATAACCAACCCCACCAACCTTTTTCGCTTCTAA
- a CDS encoding SLC13 family permease — MSLFIVAAIVLAVILGYVTRINIGLFAIAFAYILGCFGLGLSPSAVIAMWPLRIFFVIFAVCLFYSFALVNGTLARLAEHLLYRCRNMPWVLPYAIFLTSTLIAGMGAGYYTVLAFMAPITLILCRRTGLDLILGGMAANYGALAGANFMSSQSGIIFRGLMTENGIGETQAFINATAIFAATMIVPIVVITGMTFLFGKSRDVAAAIDAERPAPLDAKQRTTLGLTLTMMALVLAGPILHIAFPANATITFLNSKIDIGLIASIFAVIALMLKLGNEREAIASVPWATLIMICGMGMLISVAIEAGTVAALAGWLGASIPPALLPVVIGIVAAFMSLFSSTLGVVTPTLFPLVPTLADTMGISPTLLFAAIVVGAQATSISPFSSGGSLILGSAPDEPTRESLFNRLLFRAAPLGFAAALLMNFVLTFIG, encoded by the coding sequence ATGAGCCTGTTCATCGTCGCGGCCATCGTTCTGGCCGTGATTCTGGGATATGTGACCCGGATCAATATCGGCCTGTTCGCCATCGCATTCGCGTATATCCTTGGCTGCTTCGGCCTCGGCCTCAGCCCAAGCGCGGTCATCGCCATGTGGCCGCTCAGGATTTTCTTCGTGATTTTCGCCGTGTGCCTTTTCTACAGCTTCGCCCTTGTCAACGGCACGCTGGCCCGCTTGGCCGAACATCTGCTTTATCGTTGCCGCAACATGCCGTGGGTCTTGCCCTATGCCATCTTCCTGACCTCGACCCTCATTGCGGGGATGGGGGCCGGATATTATACGGTTCTGGCCTTCATGGCTCCGATCACGCTGATCCTGTGCCGACGGACCGGGCTGGACCTGATTCTCGGCGGCATGGCCGCGAACTATGGCGCACTGGCGGGCGCGAACTTCATGTCCAGTCAATCCGGGATCATCTTCCGCGGGTTGATGACGGAAAATGGCATCGGCGAGACACAGGCATTCATCAATGCGACCGCCATCTTCGCCGCCACCATGATCGTGCCGATTGTCGTCATCACCGGTATGACGTTTCTGTTCGGCAAATCGCGCGACGTGGCGGCGGCAATCGATGCCGAACGTCCGGCGCCCCTTGACGCCAAGCAGCGCACAACCTTGGGTCTGACCCTCACGATGATGGCGCTTGTATTGGCGGGGCCGATCCTGCACATCGCCTTTCCTGCGAATGCCACGATCACGTTCCTGAACTCCAAGATCGACATCGGTCTGATCGCAAGCATCTTCGCCGTGATCGCCCTGATGCTGAAACTGGGGAATGAGCGCGAGGCCATTGCGTCGGTCCCGTGGGCAACGCTCATCATGATCTGCGGCATGGGGATGCTCATCTCCGTCGCGATCGAGGCGGGGACGGTCGCCGCCCTAGCAGGCTGGCTGGGCGCAAGCATCCCCCCCGCATTGCTGCCAGTTGTCATCGGGATCGTGGCCGCGTTCATGTCGCTGTTCTCCAGCACGCTGGGCGTGGTGACGCCGACCCTGTTCCCCCTTGTCCCGACCCTGGCCGATACGATGGGGATCAGCCCGACGCTCTTGTTCGCCGCCATTGTGGTGGGGGCCCAAGCCACGTCGATTTCCCCGTTTTCCTCGGGAGGGAGCCTTATTCTCGGATCGGCCCCCGACGAGCCGACGCGGGAATCGCTGTTCAATCGCCTGTTGTTCCGCGCCGCCCCCCTCGGTTTCGCCGCGGCCCTCCTAATGAATTTCGTGCTGACGTTCATCGGTTGA
- a CDS encoding SOS response-associated peptidase: protein MARHTQAHIREHQSSWPVTVRVLAPPRGMRVIGRDLDPDMWCNLNLGLTEYASTPWRHGPSIGTEYHFRSLQVAAQFLAAFPMLELADRTADPTFRSVHLPFGRDAHQEWDVCNRYSQRQSPNDLAQLFPSVTLRSDVGNLEPVHEIFPGQPAPIIHGDPASGLQLRRARWGMPSPPKYHSVNGIDKGVTNVRNTGSPHWRQWLGPEHRCLVPFDRFAEPHGVAQQQIWFSLKDKRPAFFAGICQFGWKSLRKLKDGPTVDDLYAFLTTVPNREVARYHPKAMPVILTEHEQWITWLTAPWAEANDLQRPLPDDTLKVEV, encoded by the coding sequence ATGGCACGTCATACCCAAGCCCATATCCGCGAGCATCAAAGCTCTTGGCCGGTCACCGTTCGGGTCCTTGCTCCGCCGCGCGGAATGCGGGTCATCGGGCGTGATCTGGATCCCGACATGTGGTGCAACTTGAACCTTGGCCTGACCGAGTATGCGTCAACACCTTGGCGGCATGGTCCCTCGATCGGGACAGAATATCACTTCCGCAGCCTTCAGGTGGCGGCCCAGTTCCTCGCCGCTTTTCCGATGCTCGAACTGGCGGACCGGACCGCTGACCCTACGTTCCGATCTGTCCATCTGCCGTTCGGCAGGGACGCGCATCAGGAGTGGGACGTGTGCAATCGCTATAGCCAGAGGCAGTCACCCAACGATCTGGCGCAGCTTTTCCCAAGCGTCACCCTGCGCTCAGATGTTGGCAATCTGGAACCGGTGCACGAAATCTTTCCCGGGCAGCCGGCGCCAATCATTCATGGCGATCCGGCTTCGGGACTGCAGCTTCGACGGGCACGGTGGGGAATGCCGTCGCCCCCAAAGTATCACAGCGTCAACGGAATCGACAAAGGGGTTACGAACGTCCGTAATACCGGATCGCCGCACTGGCGTCAGTGGCTTGGTCCGGAGCATCGCTGCCTTGTGCCGTTCGATCGGTTTGCCGAGCCCCACGGAGTGGCGCAGCAACAGATCTGGTTCAGCCTGAAAGATAAGCGGCCGGCGTTCTTTGCAGGGATATGCCAGTTCGGCTGGAAGTCGCTACGCAAGCTGAAGGATGGGCCAACGGTCGATGACCTTTACGCCTTCCTGACAACGGTGCCCAATCGGGAAGTCGCGCGGTATCACCCCAAGGCGATGCCGGTGATCCTGACGGAGCATGAGCAATGGATCACGTGGCTGACGGCCCCCTGGGCGGAGGCGAACGACCTCCAGCGCCCGTTGCCTGACGACACGCTGAAGGTCGAAGTCTGA
- a CDS encoding N-acetylmuramidase domain-containing protein: MIPVGFKGRALALAAIDIGRIGRRIGVGEDEVRAVIEVETSGGGFDRQGRPKMLFEPHVFWRELGAGQKRTAAEGQGLAYPKWGTRPYPGDSYPRLALAMKIDARAALRSASWGLGQIMGFNHKAAGYANAGDMVAAFCDMEALHLEAMVAFVASEGLDDDLRRHDWSGFARGYNGAGYAQHGYHTRLAAAFKRWQAIPDMLAPDFPKLGLGARGPAVKTAQQRLLAAGHDPRGVDGWFGANTRAAAVAFQSAHGLVPDGIIGSKTWAVLNTEIYA; the protein is encoded by the coding sequence ATGATCCCAGTTGGGTTCAAAGGCCGCGCGCTGGCGCTGGCCGCGATCGATATTGGCCGTATTGGACGGCGCATCGGCGTGGGCGAGGACGAGGTCCGCGCCGTTATCGAGGTCGAGACCTCGGGCGGTGGGTTCGACCGCCAGGGTCGCCCGAAGATGCTGTTCGAGCCGCATGTGTTCTGGCGCGAGCTCGGCGCCGGTCAGAAGCGCACGGCGGCGGAGGGGCAAGGGCTGGCCTATCCGAAATGGGGGACACGGCCCTATCCGGGCGACAGCTATCCCCGCTTGGCGCTGGCCATGAAGATCGACGCCCGTGCGGCACTGCGCTCGGCCTCTTGGGGGCTGGGGCAGATCATGGGGTTCAACCACAAGGCGGCGGGCTATGCCAATGCCGGCGACATGGTGGCGGCGTTCTGCGACATGGAGGCGCTGCATCTTGAGGCGATGGTCGCGTTCGTCGCATCCGAGGGTCTGGATGATGATCTGCGCCGCCATGACTGGTCCGGATTCGCGCGGGGCTACAACGGGGCAGGCTATGCACAACACGGCTATCACACCCGCCTCGCGGCCGCCTTCAAGCGCTGGCAGGCCATCCCGGACATGCTGGCCCCGGACTTCCCCAAGCTCGGCCTCGGCGCGCGCGGCCCAGCGGTGAAGACAGCGCAGCAGCGCCTGCTGGCGGCGGGGCACGATCCCCGCGGTGTCGATGGCTGGTTCGGCGCGAATACCCGCGCGGCGGCCGTCGCCTTTCAATCTGCCCATGGCCTCGTGCCGGACGGTATCATCGGGTCCAAGACCTGGGCCGTTCTCAACACGGAGATCTACGCATGA
- a CDS encoding sulfotransferase family 2 domain-containing protein, giving the protein MVGTVDKYGIAFFGIHKAATSSVKHALWFLREGVPWQGDPMGVHPYFPNDRVSRKDFEAYRNYWRFTVIRDPIKRFLSAYQNRVIDYEDLLHKPGNRQRTKQEEPSLTVRPDIEAFIANYEAYCRISYSIHIHTCSSRLFIGNDLRYFNAVYTTSQLDHLKFDLSKHVNREIRFDRINESGSTPPKFCDLSCEAQSFLLKHTAKDYELFQDYFTPPVAKQD; this is encoded by the coding sequence ATGGTCGGTACAGTCGATAAGTATGGCATTGCCTTCTTCGGCATTCACAAAGCAGCCACCAGTTCTGTGAAACATGCGCTTTGGTTTCTCCGGGAGGGAGTGCCTTGGCAGGGCGATCCAATGGGTGTTCACCCATATTTTCCAAATGACCGTGTGAGCCGTAAGGATTTCGAAGCTTACCGAAATTATTGGCGGTTCACGGTTATCCGGGATCCTATCAAACGTTTTCTATCTGCCTATCAAAACAGGGTCATCGACTATGAGGATCTGTTACACAAACCCGGCAACAGGCAGAGGACGAAGCAGGAAGAACCCTCCCTTACAGTCCGTCCGGATATTGAAGCATTTATTGCAAACTATGAAGCTTACTGCCGTATTTCATATTCAATTCATATTCACACCTGCAGCTCACGCCTATTTATAGGAAACGACCTCAGATATTTTAATGCAGTGTACACTACTTCGCAGCTAGATCATCTTAAGTTCGATCTGTCAAAGCATGTGAACCGTGAAATACGGTTTGATCGTATTAATGAAAGCGGAAGTACTCCTCCTAAGTTTTGCGATCTGTCTTGTGAAGCACAGTCGTTTCTTTTGAAACACACTGCTAAAGATTATGAATTGTTCCAAGACTACTTCACCCCTCCTGTGGCTAAGCAAGATTAG
- a CDS encoding capsular polysaccharide synthesis protein: MLWICWLQGIDNAPPIVRGCVDRWKKANPEWDVRIISMADVESYSDILSRFDLSRRRITPASFSDILRVDLLYRHGGIWADATSYCNTPLDDWIVPVMSAGFFAFKSPAPNRPLSSWFIASEQENLLITDLARRVESYWEKRISADEYFWFHGLFRNMLRKNPRAAELWQNVPELSAKEAHSFERLMNLPTRRAPPNLDLSSPVLKLSHKIPSLRPDALVGHLLGIGDPRPVESSISAGIHPSLNLLANPSELPFGARRPRGNRTNGPSMSASTAPEPP; this comes from the coding sequence ATACTTTGGATATGCTGGCTACAAGGCATTGATAACGCCCCGCCTATAGTTCGCGGATGCGTAGATCGTTGGAAGAAAGCTAATCCGGAATGGGATGTCCGGATTATTAGTATGGCGGATGTTGAGAGTTACTCAGACATTTTGTCTAGGTTCGACTTGAGCCGCCGTAGGATCACACCTGCATCCTTCTCCGACATCCTACGTGTTGATCTGCTATACCGACATGGAGGCATTTGGGCTGATGCGACGTCGTATTGCAACACGCCACTAGATGATTGGATCGTGCCAGTCATGTCAGCAGGCTTCTTCGCTTTCAAATCGCCTGCTCCAAACCGTCCGCTTTCTTCGTGGTTCATAGCTAGTGAGCAAGAAAATTTACTGATCACCGATCTAGCGCGCCGCGTAGAGTCGTACTGGGAAAAACGGATATCCGCAGACGAATATTTTTGGTTTCATGGTCTATTTCGCAATATGCTGAGAAAGAATCCCAGAGCAGCAGAGCTCTGGCAGAATGTCCCTGAATTATCAGCTAAGGAAGCACATTCGTTTGAGCGGTTGATGAATCTCCCGACGCGGCGCGCGCCACCTAACTTGGATCTATCGTCGCCCGTCCTCAAACTTAGCCATAAAATTCCTTCCCTTCGCCCCGACGCACTCGTCGGTCATCTCCTGGGGATCGGCGATCCCCGCCCCGTCGAAAGTAGTATCTCCGCAGGTATCCATCCTTCGCTAAACTTGCTTGCAAACCCTAGCGAGTTGCCCTTTGGAGCGAGACGTCCAAGAGGGAATCGTACAAATGGGCCGAGCATGTCGGCGTCTACAGCACCTGAGCCCCCGTGA